One Gimesia aquarii DNA segment encodes these proteins:
- the rsfS gene encoding ribosome silencing factor, with product MEGASSLERACLCAQTCDGLKGKDIIVLDVYDITPLFDYFIITTAANQRQSHAIAEEVRVLMKRDPSHRRNIEGKDSEWILGDYGDIVLHIFTEEARETYDLERLWADAKKVDWQSFKADSA from the coding sequence ATTGAAGGTGCCTCCAGTTTAGAACGCGCCTGTCTCTGTGCTCAAACCTGTGATGGACTCAAAGGGAAAGACATCATCGTACTGGATGTCTACGATATTACTCCTTTGTTTGACTATTTTATTATCACAACGGCTGCCAACCAAAGACAAAGCCATGCGATTGCTGAAGAGGTTCGTGTTCTAATGAAACGCGATCCCTCGCATCGACGCAACATTGAAGGCAAAGATAGTGAGTGGATTCTCGGTGATTATGGAGATATCGTTCTGCATATATTCACTGAAGAAGCACGCGAGACCTACGACTTGGAACGCCTCTGGGCAGATGCCAAAAAAGTGGACTGGCAGTCGTTCAAAGCGGATTCAGCTTAA
- the argS gene encoding arginine--tRNA ligase: MNILDELRTRFTPALLAWTDDPSSVIEMLKASQDAKFGDYQANFAMPLANRSKELKPRDLAAQIVEQVDLSDVCEPLEVAGPGFINIKLKQDWLEDQTKQLVTDDRLGVATAKSPQKVVVDFSAPNVAKPMHVGHLRSSVIGDANYRVLQFLGHDVVGDNHIGDWGTQFGMIIFGYKHFLNEAAFQESPVEELARLYRLVNQLSDYHATRNTIPTVQNEVEQLESKLKTMEAANNPSDKKSQKQLKKLKSNIGERKSELTSMQEKLTAFEQDKDLQSKADTFPEIARLARQETAKLHAGDPENLDLWKQFLPECLEAIQVVYDRLDIHFDMTLGESYYQPMLADVVADLKEKGLATESEGATCVFIEGFKAPFIVQKQDGAFTYATTDLATIKYRVEELKADRVLYVVDSRQSEHFQLLFATVKEWGFTNLELQHVSFGTILGKNKRPYKTRSGDTVGLESLLDESIQRAYAIVAENDDAKPDGPELRKEERTQIAETVGLGGIKYADLKHNRDSDYVFDWDKMLANRGDTATYMQYAYARICGIFRKGNVDRPTLRNEHTMLNLAEESERALALQINRYSEILESVAIEARPNYLTNYLFELSNLFSTFYNNCHVLKAEDENVKTSRLLLCDLTARVIEHGLSLLGIRTCERM; encoded by the coding sequence ATGAATATTCTTGATGAACTCAGAACTCGATTCACGCCAGCTTTATTGGCATGGACGGACGATCCATCTTCCGTAATTGAAATGCTGAAAGCATCTCAAGATGCCAAGTTTGGTGATTATCAGGCAAATTTTGCAATGCCTTTAGCGAATCGTTCTAAAGAGTTAAAGCCACGAGATCTTGCCGCCCAAATTGTTGAACAAGTTGATCTATCAGATGTCTGTGAACCCCTGGAAGTGGCTGGTCCCGGGTTTATCAACATCAAGCTGAAACAAGACTGGTTGGAGGATCAAACCAAACAATTAGTTACCGATGACCGACTGGGGGTCGCTACTGCTAAGTCTCCACAGAAAGTGGTCGTTGATTTTTCAGCCCCCAATGTTGCCAAACCAATGCACGTAGGACATTTAAGAAGTTCGGTGATTGGCGATGCCAACTATCGTGTTCTGCAGTTCCTGGGGCACGATGTTGTCGGCGATAATCACATCGGCGACTGGGGAACACAGTTTGGTATGATCATTTTTGGATATAAGCACTTCCTCAACGAAGCTGCATTCCAGGAAAGTCCTGTGGAGGAACTGGCACGGCTTTATAGACTGGTAAACCAACTGTCTGATTACCATGCAACCAGGAATACCATTCCTACAGTACAGAACGAAGTTGAGCAACTGGAATCAAAGCTGAAAACAATGGAAGCGGCTAACAATCCATCAGACAAAAAATCCCAGAAACAGCTCAAGAAATTAAAGTCAAACATCGGAGAACGTAAGTCAGAACTAACGTCGATGCAGGAAAAACTGACTGCATTCGAGCAAGACAAAGACTTGCAAAGCAAAGCTGATACCTTTCCTGAAATCGCTAGACTGGCACGTCAAGAGACAGCAAAGCTCCATGCGGGAGATCCCGAAAACCTTGACCTCTGGAAACAATTTCTTCCAGAGTGTCTCGAAGCCATTCAAGTTGTTTATGATCGCCTCGATATTCACTTCGACATGACTTTAGGGGAAAGTTATTATCAACCTATGCTGGCAGATGTGGTAGCTGATCTCAAAGAAAAAGGATTAGCGACCGAAAGCGAAGGAGCGACTTGTGTCTTCATAGAAGGTTTCAAAGCCCCCTTTATTGTACAAAAGCAGGATGGTGCGTTTACCTATGCCACGACCGACCTGGCTACGATCAAGTATCGGGTTGAAGAACTCAAAGCAGATCGGGTATTGTATGTCGTCGATTCAAGGCAGAGCGAGCACTTTCAATTATTGTTTGCCACGGTTAAAGAGTGGGGCTTCACTAATCTTGAATTACAGCATGTGAGCTTTGGAACCATTCTGGGAAAGAATAAACGCCCATATAAAACAAGATCTGGTGATACTGTTGGTTTAGAAAGCCTGCTTGATGAATCAATTCAAAGAGCATATGCAATCGTTGCAGAAAATGATGATGCCAAACCTGATGGACCAGAACTAAGAAAAGAGGAACGGACTCAAATCGCCGAAACTGTGGGCCTGGGAGGCATCAAATACGCCGACCTGAAGCACAACCGCGATAGTGACTACGTATTTGACTGGGACAAAATGCTGGCAAACCGAGGTGATACTGCTACTTACATGCAATACGCTTATGCACGTATTTGCGGAATCTTTCGTAAAGGGAATGTCGACCGCCCTACCCTACGGAATGAACACACAATGCTCAATCTTGCTGAGGAAAGTGAAAGAGCTTTGGCGTTACAAATCAATCGATATTCCGAAATTCTTGAGAGCGTGGCTATCGAAGCACGGCCGAATTACTTGACCAACTACCTCTTCGAGCTGTCAAATTTATTCAGTACGTTTTATAACAACTGCCATGTCCTCAAGGCAGAAGACGAGAATGTGAAGACGAGCCGTTTATTGTTATGTGATTTAACGGCTCGTGTCATTGAGCATGGATTGTCTCTATTGGGAATCCGTACCTGCGAACGAATGTAA